A DNA window from Euwallacea fornicatus isolate EFF26 chromosome 17, ASM4011564v1, whole genome shotgun sequence contains the following coding sequences:
- the LOC136344780 gene encoding uncharacterized protein, whose amino-acid sequence MIFRISQEKLLSRSAASIWFGSLKCSCIIIIMTPAFVLALSITVLLTQPSNSASAIDIYGNVIESTVPKYPPSGCCLIPKCQPSGLCYSEMVCSYQCSTGHYRPADKGHTPGYSLRNSYSNYVCWFGECRNFEVTCDHCQDPRESDFDINTVRKDCKDCYYKK is encoded by the exons ATGATATTTCGCATTTcgcaagaaaaattattatcgcGTTCAGCAGCCAGTATTTGGTTCGGCTCATTAAAGTGTAGTTGCATTATAATAATCATGACG CCCGCTTTTGTCCTAGCGCTGAGCATCACTGTGTTGCTGACTCAGCCATCTAACTCGGCTAGCGCCATTGATATATACGGCAACGTGATCGAGAGTACCGTTCCAAAGTACCCGCCTTCGGGATGCTGCCTAATACCGAAATGCCAACCATCTGGTCTGTGCTACAGTGAAATGGTATGCAGTTATCAATGCAGCACAGGGCATTATCGCCCTGCTGACAAGGGCCACACCCCTGGGTATAGTTTGAGAAATAGTTATTCCAACTACGTTTGCTG GTTTGGGGAGTGTAGGAACTTTGAGGTGACGTGCGATCACTGCCAAGATCCCAGGGAATCTGATTTTGATATCAACACTGTGCGGAAAGACTGCAAGGACTGTTACTATAAGAAATGA